From the genome of Medicago truncatula cultivar Jemalong A17 chromosome 2, MtrunA17r5.0-ANR, whole genome shotgun sequence:
aaactgtttcaggtacatgacaaactggaggcaagggacaggaaaaaaaactcatatttttgtccctcaccaaaccacatcacaactttttatcccacgtacaagttatctaaaataccaaaatagcattttgtccctcaaaaatcgtataaaacaaaaaattactaaataCCATACAAAATTTGTCATGTGCTGTTCTGTCTTATGTTACTGTTCTATCTTAtactgttctgtccagtacttgctgttttgcaaaccaaacacataaAATCTCCATTTTGGAAGAAtaatatcaaaaatatttttgtattttttcaacAATATAAATAGTTTACAATAACAATGGATATGTCTATATCTTCTGTGTCTATTTCACCTAATTATAATCTTCAATCATTTTATTTCAATCCGGAATATCTCATGTTAGTCTAATAAGGATCTTCGCACAAGTTTAAGAATATAATGACTGGACAAGAAACAAGTAGTAAGTAAGAAAAAGTCATGGTAAGTGCGGCAGAAAAGAAAAGTAGAGAACAGCAAGAAGCATAAATACCAAATGTCCAGATTCTTTGGAGGATTAGTTAAGTTAATAATTTGCTCAAATCCATCGTATAGTCGATAAAGTTTGgttatttttttgggtggtggctggggtttgaaccagaccttacatatattatgcattgtttctaCCAACTGAAATAAGTTCACAGACAAAGTTTGGTtatttaaaaaggaaatttttactctaaattataaaattaataacaagatatttaactattattgtcatttcaattataaaaaaatgaatttttttttttaaagttaaaatgaaatttattaaaatcgcAATGAATCTTAACCAGCACAAGAAGTGTTAGGCTAGGATAGATGGGGAGCCCCCAATAGAAAACTCATACTCTCGTGAATGTTTGCGATTtcaccacaaaaacaaaaaatgtttgtgatttcaaattgtaacaagatgtttatctttttaaattacactaacaatataaaaaatagggttaacTAGGTGATGAGTTCTTGCACTTGCTACAATTTCTGGTATTGATccttacacttttttttgtttgggtttggtccctacactttgttaaaaaaagttgcTATTGGTCCTTCTATCTattcaaagttaaaaaaaatccaaaactaaCAGAGTGTCATGTGACCTAATTATATCACACCACATGACAGactaaaagacaaaattttaatattaaaagaattaaaatatattaattattttttacttatcaTATCATACTTACTATAAAAGCTTATTTCGTTAAGCTTTTGCTAAAGCCTAATAGCTTTTGGCTTTTCCCTCCTAAGCAATCCTTAAAAGTGTGTTATGCAAGCTAAAGACACgtcatttaatgttttttttttaaattcaaattttcctCCCAAATGTAAATGTCCTTTCATAAGTCTTAATTGAGTTGACAACTACCTCACTTAATGTCTTAAGCAATCCTTAAAAGTGTGTTATGCAAGCTAAAGATGTAACACCACATTTTTCCAAAAGTAGTTTTCACGTAATATGATTTTCTAACTCTGACTTCTCTTATTCTTATACTAACTTTTTCTCCTTATTCATACCCCTCAcacctcaatattctattttaatatatatatatatatatatatatatatatatatatatatatatatatatatatatctacactatataatgtaatatttatacaccaaataacataatataatataatatgctactaaaaataccaacatatgacataaaaataacacacatcataataaattaaataaattactcTAAAGGACTCTAAacccaataaaataattaaataaataatagggCGTTataactctcccccacttaaaatattttcgtcctcgaaaatgtACCTCAttcaaacaactctggatatcaattgtaacaccccgtttttccaaaaGCAGTTTTCACGTAATATGATTTTCTAACTCTCACTTCTCTTATTCTTATACTAACTTTTTCTCCTTATTCCTATTCTGCCCCCTCACacctcaatattttattttaatatatatatatatatatatatatatatatatatatatatatttctacactaaataatgtaatatttctacaccaaataacataatataatatgctactaaaaacaccaaaatataACGCATAAATAACACACatcacaataaattaaataaattattctaaaGGACtctaaactaaataaaataattaaataaataaaatagggcgttacaaaagactagagctgtcaaaacgggtcgGCCCgtatgaaaaattatattttttttataaataatatttttgtatatgtttaaataatgtctagcacaaaagtaaattttaaacatttttgtacAAACATCGTAAATTAAAACgacgagaaaaatgattttaaataaattagatatgttatggttatagatatttatatattcgatctttaaaactataaataacgaaatgaataaatataattttatattacatttatatttgtgttaattcattgaattttcacttttgttttttactttgataatcaactaagtaaataattatttgaaaaatatatataatttatagaattttttttgttatgcgggctaactgACTACCCACGGCCTATTCgagctagccctaacgggtaccgggcttttaagggccgggctaaaaagccctattaaaattcgggctcaatattttaggcccaagctctttatttattcgggctaaacgggccggcccgttttgacagctctacaaAAGACACATCATTTAAtgcttttttttcaaattcaaattttcctCCTAGATATGAATGTCCTTTCATAAGCCTTAATTGAGTTGCCAATTACCTCACTTAATGCCTTAAGCAATCCTTAAAAATGTGTTATACAAGCTAAAAACACatcatttaatgtttttttttcaaattcaaattttcctCCCAAAATTAAGATAGAAGACTATGACTCCAATTTTGATGATCTGTTTTGCTTTCAATTGATTCTTTCTCTCCCTTTTTTTTTACGTGGTTTAGTTTACTTTTgcttttgattgtttttttttttagatgactttttattcttcttttaacttttatttttctaggCATAATATTATTTCTTAGTTTGTTTCGATGAAAGACTGAATAAGTTAGTTGCTTAAATTTTCAAGGAAGCCTAGGAAGAGAAAGAAGGAGAATGGGgaggaggagaagaagaagaagaaagagaagaaggaggaggaggaggaagagagaatagagagaatTAAGCTTGCAATATGAATTTCATTCAGTTTTGAAGTTTCACAATACAAGGCCTTTTATAGGCACAATATCACTTCATAAAGGAGAGAATAGACGAACTAGTcctttttttgacattttaatgttgagaattgctgttgacacattacctttggctgagaaacactagtaatttacccaaatgcccctcggcagttaactgccgaattatgaaaccggctgcagttaactgccgaggaaaacttcggcagtaaactaccgaggaaaactgaaaacttctgcagttaactgccgaggaaacctcaaatctgttttttttgtttgacaaaaaccataaatattctttgagaatatttcgcggtctttatcatttttgattgatttttcttaataattcctttttaattttattgatttgccttccttatttattttaattgtactactcctttgatcttttttttttttttgttataactgctttgatcttcaacaatagtgaatattttatttccaaagaactttcacagaattttcttcttttatttcctttttacggaaatattcacaattattttaattgtattactcatttgatcttcttctttttttgcctattttattttcaaagaactttcacggaattttcttcttttatttcctttttctttgttttaggcttaacatttaagtcctcaaaaaacatttcaataagtgtaaaaattaagtatttgaatattgttttgaaaattacttaaataaaaaaaaataatatttgtacacaattattttaatgtagaaaatataacaacatattataccttaaaaaaaatcgttgtgcacaattattttaacgatttttttttattattatttatatttaagtaatgtgcaaaacaatattcaaatgcttaatttttaaactgatttaaatgttattcttattaagatatatacgcataagtataatactgcaattatttgaaacgtaccaaaataatgattgaaacattcaaaatcaataaatattattaaagacaatttatggtttttgtcaaaaaaaaaaggtttgttattaatgacaatttatgaattttgtcaaaaaaaaaaaaaaataggtttgaggtttcctctgcagttaactgccgaagttttcagttttcctcggtagtttactgtcgaagttttcctcggcagttaactgcagccgtatttctaaaacttcggcagttaactgccgagggacatttgagtaatttactcgtgtggcacagccaaaccaaatgtgggaacaacaattttctttaatGTTAGCAATTAAATTTAGttttgccacatgtcatttATCCATGCATTAAAAATGAGCAAATGGAGGAAAGATCGAACGCATGCCTAAAGGAGTCAAGATCCTCTCTATTTATTCTATTTAGAGAAATatagattcaatttttttttttaaaaagtgaaaaacaattaatgatggtgggatccACTTACTGATAGGATTCGTTGTCTATTTTAGGCGTCTATCTCTCTACAAATGGGATACactctctaaagtaactttacATTACATAtaattactactccctccgtcccaaattgtatttcgttttaggaaaaaaattgtcacaaattgttagtcactttacaataccaatgaaacattaatattactttttctattatatctttaactatttattactcgttcttctttcatttatcttttccatattatttattaaggacaattttgtaaaataactcataatatttatttcccacacaatattaattatatttcttaatatatgtgaaatgcccaaaacgtcatacaatttgggactgAGGGAGTAGAAATTAATCTctttaaaaaatccaaaaaaagaagaaattaaatttgCTTTAACAAAGTCAGCAGCGGTGTAAGAtcgaaaacaaaattcaaaggtCTAACAATGAACCAAACAACTCTTTCATCACCACACCATTACCACCTTacaaatcaaccaaacacaaacACCAAAAACCCAACTCAATTCCTTCGATTCCGCCAAAATGACAAACAAAACCTCCCAGTGTTGCGTTTCGCTGTAAACCCATCATCACAGGTTCCACCGGTCGTTGTTGTCGGATCCGCCAATGCAGACATTTATGTAGAGATCGACCGCCTCCCAAAAGAAGGCGAAACAATCTCCGCAAAAAGTGGGCAGACGTTAGCCGGTGGGAAAGGTGCTAATCAGGCTTGCTGTGGTGCTAAATTATCTCATCCGACTTACTTCCTCGGTCAGGTTGGTAGATAAATATTGTTcaatattaattacaattaGAATATTGTTTAAAGTAGCTTACGAAATAGTTTTGATTAGTTACAATATGGTGGTTATATTAGTAGTTTACTAATTAGTGTGATTAGTTAGAAGTTAGTTATATTATTTGTACTTTGGCTCAGTTTGGTTAAAAATAGGGGATGCTTGATAAATTAGCTTAAAGTGGATGAGCTTATAGCAGATAAGCTAACTaattgaatttgtagtgtttcGTAAAATTAGCGGTTGAACTAGATTATAAGTATGAAATGACATGAAcatatatgtttatttaatattttaaaaaaatataacgcTTTAAGCTAGAAGGTACTTGAAGTATCTTATCAAAATATGTTTTGTAAGCTATTgaaaataagctataaactagTGAGAAATGACTGCTATCAAACAAGACTTTTTGTcacatgagcttatagcttattctGCTTgccaaacaaaccctaaagtAGAATTAGTCGTGATTAGTTAGAAGTTGGTTGTATTAGTTATACTCTATGATCACTATATAAGGTGCATCCTCATTGTATCAACTTCGTgtatcaaattcaaaatcaatctttCTATCATTTTTATATCTTGCTTTATTTTAGTTCTACAATTATTCTCGACACAGGTTGGAAACGATGCTCATGGAAACCTCGTCGCCGATGCACTTCGAGACGGTGGTGTTCGCCTCGATTATCTCGCAGTTGTGTCTTCTGCTCCGACTGGGCATGCAGTTGTTATGCTTCAGTCTAGTGGCCAGAATTCTATTGTTATTGTTGGTGGTGCTAATGTGAGTTGTTGGCCTCAGACTCTGCCACCTAAGCAGTTGGAGGTTGTTTCGTCCGCTGGGATTGTTCTGTTGCAGAGGGAGATCCCTGATTTTGTTAATGTTCAAGTGGCAAAGGTTGGTACTTTAGATTTTCTTTTGAGAAAATGTGAAATtgtcttcttatttttttttgactttttgttGACCATTGCAATAGATAGTTCTTGAATCGTGTGTGTTTGAGCGAGTTTAGGAGAGGTTAATTtgaatagaattgattttgtagaTATGATTATGCTAAAACTGAGTTTGAAGTGATCTATTGTTGAACATTTCTTCAAAATTGATTATGTTAGATAAGTGCATGTTTGGTTTCACTGTTGTGTTTGAGTTTTCTTGGGTGAAGTTGATTTTGCTTCCAAACTTGGATCTAAAGCtgaaatttttgtaatttttcctctaaacataaaaattactttatatgcaatttaataaaaatgaaatttataaaatccgttgattcaaaatcaattttcaccatTGTAGTAAGCATGAGGCTGAgagtaacaaaaaaatacatttatttttatactaGGCAGAAGTACAATTAATTCTAATATTTTCTACTGTGAAACCGGACACAGTTTGTTGGAGAAACAGACTGGGAGTGATTTTGTAGACCCCTTTATAAGAAGAGGCCACTTGAAAATAGTGTCCTTCACGAGTCATGAATTCACAACCGTGTTGCAAATAAATTTGTAGCGTATTTGCTTCAGATCTGAATGCCAGAGTGCtggtctattttttttttattattttattgaagtccAGTGGAGAAACTCATCTGCTATGCACTTTGTACGGTGATTATATGATATGTTTCACATAAATTACATGTTCCATCCACAAGATTCTTAACTAGCCAAAATGTATTTTGCTCTCGTGCATACAGGCTGCAAAGAGTGCTGGTGTGCCAGTAATATTTGATGCCGGGGGAATGGATGCACCTATTCCACAAGAATTACTAGATTTCGTTGATATTTTTAGTCCCAATGAAAGTGAACTTGGTCGCCTTACAGGACTTCCGACTGAAAGTTTTGAAGAGATTACACAGGCTGCTGCCAAATGCCATAAATTGGTGAGTTGAAGTAGTGCCTTACGGATCACATTGAAATTCGTTGCACATTGTTCTACTTGAATGCTATATCCATTGCCATATTCATTAACATGCACACATATGTGGCATTAGAAGTGTCACAGCAGAAAGGAAGTATATCTGTGTAGATAagaatgaaatgttttttttttgtagatatgaAAGAAATGATCATGGTGTAGATATTCATTAGATTCTCACTGCTTGCTTTTGTTTGGTAGCCCTACTTCCTAAACAAGGTTTTGAAATTTCTTTTGTGTTGACTCTTGAGGGAAATAGAGCAGTTTTGTCCTAATGCTCTTTACAACCTGCTGGGGTAAAATAGGGGGAGaaggattatataattttgatttgaCACACTTTTTCCTTAAATCCATTAAATGCACCATAAGGTGAAATTATGGGGGGAAAAGGTAACTAGCAACAAATAAACTATTGAATTTGCTAATATAGTACAACCTGGTACTATACGGCCCGTGCCATGGTGCAGTTCAGGGAAGGGTTGGACTTGGATCCATTGTGGACCTATTATAGACATCCTTGTCTTCCATTTGCAAAAGTTTGATTTCACAACTCAAACTCGTAACCTCCAATCACATGGTGGTAACTCCAACTATTGCACTAAAACTCCCTTTCAAACTATTGaattaaattttctatttattgaCTGTGCCATCGATTTTACATTGTCTCTTCAGGTGTCTTGTTTGATCCCTGAAGGCTTGTAGATTgatgttgcttttttttttgaacaagagatTGATGTTGCTTTTGTCTCCGTGACATTACAAGAGTCTCAGTGGTTATTTCTCTGgcgtttttttaatcaaaaaattcTGAAATTTCAGGGTGTTAAGCAAGTTCTCGTGAAACTTGGTGCCAAAGGATCTGCCCTTTTCATAGATGGAGAAGAACCAATTCAGCAACCTGCcatttttgctaaaacagtcATTGATACAACTGGAGCTGGTGATACTTTCACTGCTGCTTTTGCTGTGGCCTTGGTGGAGGGCAAGTCCAAAAAGGAATGCCTCAGATTTGCTGGTATGTGTTGCAGAATGTATTTTGCCGTGTATTTTCTTGGACTTTTCTCTGTGGAAAATGTGCCTAACTAATATGTGAGATTTTACCACAACAGCTGCTGCAGCTTCTCTATGTGTGCAAGTCAAGGGAGCCATTCCCAGCATGCCGGATAGGAAATCTGTTCTCGAACTTCTTAATCATCATTGAAGGTACATGCAAAAGGTCAATTTCTGCTTAAGacttttcatttctttcattcttGTGATTTACTCTTTTATTCCTGTTTAGTCAAGAACTATAATTTAGACTTCTATAGAGGACGGGCCTGGTGTCCGGATCTTTACATgctaatttaaataatttttttatgctcCTGACTGTAAGTAAATGCTCTATGCTATACTGTTTCCTGCATGATTCAATTACATAATTcttattaattcttttttaataattcttATTAAATTTCTTTACATGCACTCCCAGTACAATTAACACATGCAGTTATAAAAATGATTCTTTACACTGTTGATCCTGGTTTGTGcttttatttgtttcaataaCACACAGATAATGTGCTGCTGCCTGCTAGTGCTTAAATATGTTATTTCTCTTTCCTACCTTTATTCTTTTAAGCTATACATGTGAATCCGTGTAGATTAACACAATTGATTTTCTGTGActgataaaaatattataacttttGATTGTTAGAGATCACAATAAGGACTCCTTATTAAGGAGTAGCAGGAACAGGATAACTGTGCATGGCAAAGAGAAGACCCTTGTAAATGACAGAAAACAAAACTTTATGAAGAAGCTTTTTTTGTAGATGGGCACTTCTCGAGGTTGTAGTTTGTTTGTCATTTCAATAAGACAAGGTTAGTTTAAAGGGTTCACCTAATAGTCATGGTTAGATTTTGAAAGGTCAACCCTTAGGTAAATTGTATAAAATGGATGGTTCAAGTTTGATTTTGGAAACTTGTTTTATAAGTTTATTATGAAGTTGCACTTGAATGATTACTTGTAAAATCTCTTCTCTGTCTAAAATTTCGTTTTGTCttcatttatttcttcaaagttttttatttggcttttgCATTATGTTATTATGAGTATTAATTTGAACTAATTATTTGTCGAAACGTCCAAGTTTTGAATGTCAAAATTATGGGATGGGATGagatgatataatatttattcaatacaATCTGTTGATTTGTTAAAGGACTATTCATCAACTGTGATGTGAACATTTAGTGATGACAAAGTGGATTGATTGGATGAATTTGAATGGTAATTGATGGATCAAAACAATTCATTAAAAGTTTTTGATAAAGAGGCACAATCAAGTTGTATACTATTTTATTTCACTAAAAACCTTCTAAGTGGTTGCTGGAACATTTGGGTTCCAAACATGTTTTTTGGATCAATTGTAGCATTTGGGTTTGACTTACTAGAgcttaaatctttttttttttttttgaaaaagctaaatTAGTCCACCTAAGTTGGTACCGAAGAGAATCGAaactgagaccttgaggaggagcataTTCTCAGGTCTCAAGCCAATATCACcagaccaacccaagtgggtttagAGCTTAAATCTTTCGATAATGATtcatttcaaaaaagaaaacttatGTTTCCACTCCACAACATGCATCTCGGTTcatacttgaagaaaaaaaaaagtttttatttggttcggaagtttaatttttaacaaaagcACTTTTTTCCCAAAGTATATTTAATACTTGTGTGTTTGTAAGATGAAAAATGTCTCATTTATATAAACTCTTATTAAGAATCTTATTATGTAATGTGAGACTTGTGTTTATTTCATtagtattttttcttataatcaaCAGAGAAAAGAATCTACAACAAAAAGAATTTGACTAGTATTCTTCTTAatctaaaacaaattattttctaCAATACAACAAATTATTTGACTAGCAAGGGAAATAATCCGTTGTTGACTTGTTGTGTTGTCATTTTAGCTGATATagacgttgtgaattgtgatgttAACAGAGCATGATATCCAACCATATAATTGAACAAAAGGAAGTGGTCCACCAAATCATATCACAATCG
Proteins encoded in this window:
- the LOC25487162 gene encoding ribokinase, producing the protein MNQTTLSSPHHYHLTNQPNTNTKNPTQFLRFRQNDKQNLPVLRFAVNPSSQVPPVVVVGSANADIYVEIDRLPKEGETISAKSGQTLAGGKGANQACCGAKLSHPTYFLGQVGNDAHGNLVADALRDGGVRLDYLAVVSSAPTGHAVVMLQSSGQNSIVIVGGANVSCWPQTLPPKQLEVVSSAGIVLLQREIPDFVNVQVAKAAKSAGVPVIFDAGGMDAPIPQELLDFVDIFSPNESELGRLTGLPTESFEEITQAAAKCHKLGVKQVLVKLGAKGSALFIDGEEPIQQPAIFAKTVIDTTGAGDTFTAAFAVALVEGKSKKECLRFAAAAASLCVQVKGAIPSMPDRKSVLELLNHH